From a single Apium graveolens cultivar Ventura chromosome 2, ASM990537v1, whole genome shotgun sequence genomic region:
- the LOC141707842 gene encoding uncharacterized protein LOC141707842 produces the protein MVGKLVEVSQVADQADVYGREEESNEHPGEDQGGDGIGGNPDALLTGFLGIYQGGGYGWGSYNGGGGEGDGRGSIGSRVTAGGGWEDSGTGGRGRGGGWGNIGTGSRGGGGGGGSAGGWGLGGTGGGGEGSAGDWGGSGTGGGGGSAGGWGFDGTGGGGGGGAGGWGGCGIGSDGGIARGWGGSGTDGGAHSAVGWDVRGPGGGNGGSAHGWGDYGDGGSNDIWRSNGWVNDETGSANGWVNDETGSANGWVNNGTGSANGWANGWVGGTTGGGTGGSREGDRSGGGENRGRNGGRVRENGESGGRGSNWGSAGPGADGGSGTGASGWSSGNNSGWRG, from the exons ATGGTCGGAAAACTTGTTGAGGTTTCACAAGTTGCAG ATCAAGCAGATGTTTATGGAAGAGAAGAGGAATCTAACGAACACCCTGGAGAAGATCAGGGAGGAGACG GCATAGGTGGCAATCCGGATGCGCTTCTAACTGGTTTCCTTGGAATCTATCAGGGTGGAGGGTATGGCTGGGGATCATACAATGGTGGTGGCGGTGAAGGTGACGGTCGGGGAAGTATTGGATCTAGAGTCACTGCTGGTGGCGGTTGGGAGGATAGTGGAACTGGAGGCAGAGGTCGCGGTGGAGGTTGGGGGAATATTGGAACTGGAAGCAGAGGTGGCGGTGGAGGTGGAGGAAGTGCGGGTGGTTGGGGGCTTGGTGGAACCGGTGGTGGTGGTGAAGGTAGTGCTGGTGATTGGGGAGGTAGTGGAACAGGTGGTGGTGGAGGCAGTGCTGGTGGTTGGGGGTTTGATGGAACAGGAGGCGGTGGTGGAGGTGGTGCTGGTGGTTGGGGAGGTTGTGGAATAGGCAGCGATGGAGGCATTGCCCGTGGTTGGGGAGGTAGTGGAACAGATGGTGGGGCACACAGTGCTGTTGGTTGGGATGTTAGGGGACCAGGTGGTGGCAATGGAGGCAGTGCCCATGGTTGGGGAGATTATGGAGATGGAGGCAGTAACGATATTTGGAGAAGTAATGGTTGGGTAAATGATGAAACTGGCAGTGCTAATGGTTGGGTAAATGATGAAACTGGCAGTGCTAATGGTTGGGTAAATAATGGAACTGGCAGTGCTAATGGTTGGGCAAATGGTTGGGTAGGTGGCACTACTGGTGGTGGAACTGGAGGCAGTAGGGAAGGTGACAGAAGTGGTGGGGGTGAGAATAGGGGTAGAAATGGTGGTAGGGTTAGGGAAAATGGTGAAAGTGGAGGTCGAGGTAGCAATTGGGGAAGTGCCGGACCTGGTGCTGATGGAGGCAGTGGAACTGGTGCCAGTGGTTGGAGCAGCGGCAACAATAGCGGTTGGAGGGGTTAG